From the genome of Cellvibrio japonicus Ueda107, one region includes:
- a CDS encoding murein hydrolase activator EnvC family protein has translation MTSSLSRRFLSPCATALVAFALLLATVPVFANQEEMAKLQRDIEALQKELKSVQGTRTELQKEVEKSEKDINELQKKADKINQELKQQQQELNKLEHERAALERQQQAQLAQLTEQVRASHRLGQQSELKVLFNQESPGDFARIMKYHSYFMAAHNQKLAGYRETIAQIDNLTPAIVQRTDELRGLQEQLDRQRNQLKKLHGQRQSALAKVNHSLKDKQEALRQAVQDRNRLQALMNQVAKRVAGAAQSPAYVPLPPGGERFSKRKGRMPWPTQGSMIHRFGSARIAGQINWSGAYISAPAGNSVVAVHHGRVVFADYFGGHGLLIIVDHGEGYMSLYAHNQELLKKAGELVSAGDTIARVGNSGGQSSNGLYFEIRYQGKPIDPGAWLARG, from the coding sequence ATGACCAGCAGCCTTTCCCGCCGATTTCTTTCACCCTGTGCTACAGCCCTGGTTGCCTTTGCCCTGTTGCTGGCGACCGTGCCGGTATTTGCCAATCAGGAGGAAATGGCCAAATTGCAGCGCGATATAGAGGCGTTGCAGAAAGAGTTGAAATCGGTCCAGGGAACCCGCACTGAATTGCAGAAAGAAGTCGAGAAGTCCGAAAAGGACATTAACGAGCTGCAAAAAAAGGCGGATAAGATCAATCAGGAATTGAAGCAGCAGCAACAGGAACTCAACAAACTGGAACATGAGCGCGCTGCACTGGAGCGCCAGCAGCAAGCGCAGCTGGCGCAACTGACCGAGCAGGTGCGCGCCAGCCACCGCCTGGGCCAACAAAGTGAACTCAAGGTGTTGTTCAACCAGGAGTCGCCCGGTGATTTTGCGCGCATCATGAAATACCACAGTTATTTCATGGCAGCACATAACCAGAAATTGGCCGGCTACCGGGAAACCATTGCACAGATCGATAACCTGACCCCGGCTATTGTCCAGCGCACAGACGAGTTGCGCGGATTACAGGAGCAACTGGATAGGCAGCGTAACCAGCTAAAAAAGCTGCATGGCCAGCGCCAGTCAGCGCTGGCCAAAGTTAACCACAGCCTCAAGGATAAACAGGAAGCCCTGCGCCAGGCAGTGCAGGATCGCAATCGCCTGCAGGCCTTGATGAACCAGGTCGCCAAGCGTGTGGCAGGCGCGGCCCAGTCGCCCGCCTATGTGCCCCTGCCGCCGGGTGGCGAGCGCTTCAGCAAGCGCAAGGGACGTATGCCCTGGCCGACACAAGGCAGTATGATCCATCGTTTCGGCAGTGCGCGTATTGCCGGACAGATCAACTGGAGCGGCGCCTATATCAGTGCGCCTGCCGGTAATTCAGTGGTTGCGGTACATCATGGCCGGGTGGTTTTTGCCGATTATTTTGGCGGGCATGGGCTGCTGATTATTGTCGACCATGGCGAGGGCTATATGAGCCTCTATGCCCATAACCAGGAATTGCTGAAAAAAGCCGGTGAATTGGTCAGCGCAGGTGATACCATCGCGCGAGTTGGCAACAGTGGTGGCCAGTCCAGCAATGGGCTTTATTTTGAAATACGTTACCAG